In Thermoleophilaceae bacterium, a single genomic region encodes these proteins:
- a CDS encoding thiamine pyrophosphate-dependent enzyme yields the protein MPDTASDLLVERLMDWGVDTIFGLPGDGINGLMEALRKRHDRIRYVHVRHEEVGAMAAVGYAKFTGKLGVCFSTAGPGAIHLANGLLDARLDGAPLLAITGMTYHDLIGTHYLQDFDTDHLYSNLAAYNQRIMGPEHIHNVVDLACRTALSQRLPSHIAFPIDYQTADAEDLMRYKRNVPGHTTVAFSAPLRTPPEEELRRAADLLAGGSKIAILAGQGARGAGPELEQLAETLAAPIIKASLGKDCVPDDSPYTTGGIGVIGTRPSQDAVEACDTFVIVGSSMPYIEFLPQPGQAKCVQIDDKPERIGLRYPADVGLVGDARETLRQLLPMLERNEDRSFLQQAQHGMEQWWELMEERGTRDDVPMKPQVVTWHLSELLDDDAIVCGDSGQVTTWSTQMKLRANQSFSFSGTNCSMAAALPYAIGAQTAYPGRQVVAITGDGSLTMQMGDLATLMQEGLPVKLIVFKNNTLGLIKWEQMVFIGNPEYGVDFAPVDFVKVAEGCGARAFHIEDPADCRGTLEQALAHNGPAVIEAVVDGNEPPLPPKITREQAKSLATALARGEEHRERIGLTIGHDAIDERTFAQSPYGVMGRLKEKVTGGNGDGNPR from the coding sequence ATGCCAGACACTGCATCTGACCTACTGGTCGAGCGCCTGATGGACTGGGGCGTGGACACCATCTTCGGCCTGCCAGGCGACGGGATCAACGGCCTGATGGAGGCCCTCCGCAAGCGCCACGACCGCATCCGCTACGTGCACGTGCGCCACGAGGAGGTTGGCGCGATGGCGGCGGTGGGCTACGCGAAGTTCACCGGGAAGCTCGGCGTCTGCTTCTCGACCGCCGGCCCCGGCGCGATCCATCTGGCCAACGGCCTGCTCGACGCGCGGCTCGACGGCGCGCCGCTTCTGGCCATCACCGGGATGACCTACCACGACCTGATCGGCACGCATTACCTCCAGGACTTCGACACCGATCACCTCTACTCCAACCTCGCCGCCTACAACCAGCGGATCATGGGGCCCGAGCACATCCACAATGTGGTGGACCTCGCGTGCCGCACCGCGCTGTCGCAGCGGCTGCCATCCCACATCGCCTTCCCGATCGACTACCAGACGGCGGACGCCGAGGACCTGATGCGCTACAAGCGCAACGTCCCCGGTCACACCACCGTCGCGTTCAGCGCGCCGCTGCGCACACCGCCCGAGGAGGAGCTGAGGCGCGCGGCGGACCTGCTCGCGGGGGGCAGCAAGATCGCCATCCTTGCCGGACAGGGGGCGCGCGGCGCCGGACCGGAGCTCGAGCAGCTGGCCGAGACCCTTGCGGCGCCGATCATCAAGGCGTCGCTCGGCAAGGACTGCGTGCCGGATGACAGCCCGTACACCACGGGCGGCATCGGCGTGATCGGAACGCGCCCGTCGCAGGACGCCGTGGAGGCCTGCGACACGTTCGTGATCGTGGGCAGCTCGATGCCCTACATCGAGTTCCTGCCACAGCCGGGCCAGGCGAAGTGCGTTCAGATCGACGACAAGCCCGAGCGCATCGGCCTGCGCTACCCCGCGGACGTGGGCCTCGTGGGCGACGCGCGCGAGACGCTGCGCCAGCTCCTGCCGATGCTCGAGCGCAACGAGGACCGCAGCTTCCTCCAGCAGGCGCAGCACGGCATGGAGCAGTGGTGGGAGCTGATGGAGGAGCGCGGCACGCGCGACGACGTGCCGATGAAGCCGCAGGTGGTGACGTGGCACCTGTCAGAGCTGCTCGACGACGACGCGATCGTCTGCGGCGACTCCGGCCAGGTGACCACCTGGTCCACGCAGATGAAACTCCGCGCAAACCAGAGCTTCTCGTTCAGCGGGACGAACTGCTCGATGGCGGCCGCCCTGCCATATGCGATCGGTGCGCAGACGGCGTATCCGGGCCGGCAGGTGGTCGCCATCACGGGCGACGGATCGCTGACCATGCAGATGGGCGACCTCGCCACGCTGATGCAGGAGGGGCTGCCCGTGAAGCTGATCGTGTTCAAGAACAACACGCTCGGCCTCATCAAGTGGGAGCAGATGGTGTTCATCGGCAACCCGGAGTACGGCGTGGACTTCGCGCCCGTGGACTTCGTGAAGGTGGCCGAGGGCTGTGGCGCGCGCGCCTTCCACATCGAGGACCCGGCCGACTGTCGCGGGACCCTCGAGCAGGCGCTCGCGCACAACGGTCCCGCGGTGATCGAGGCCGTGGTGGACGGCAACGAGCCGCCGCTGCCGCCGAAGATCACGCGCGAGCAGGCGAAGTCGCTGGCCACGGCGCTCGCCCGCGGCGAAGAGCACCGCGAGCGGATCGGATTGACGATCGGGCACGACGCAATCGACGAGCGCACTTTCGCCCAGAGTCCTTACGGGGTGATGGGGCGCTTGAAGGAGAAGGTCACAGGAGGTAACGGCGATGGCAACCCACGCTGA
- a CDS encoding FAD-linked oxidase C-terminal domain-containing protein gives MATIAAPAATADRVELERALRRDVRGEVRFSDGDRALYANDASVYRQVPIGVVVPRDVSDVIATVAACREHRAPIVARGCGTGLAGQTVNTAVLLDFSKYMNNLLELSPDGCYARVEPGIVLDWLREKAEEHELTFGPDPATHSRCTLGGMIGNNSCGVHSILAGVTADNIEALDVLLYDGTRMTVKSSMTDEELEAKIAAGGREGEIYSALLDLRDRYADLIRERYPRIPRRISGYNLDSLLPENGFNVAAALVGTEATCALVLEARCKLIHSPQHRSLVLLGYDDCATAADQVPDIMEFDPIGLETFDQRLVDNELKKGFKRHPELLPGGGAWLLVEFGGDSKEEADEKAEAMIASLPDEGPHVDSKLYEDPDQVEQIWEIREGGVGNSKMPGEHPGWPSWEDAAVAPDRIGDYIRDLEELCDKHGRRVSCIFGHVGHGCVHSRIDFDFLTPQGVRNYREFMEEAAELVGSKYHGSLSGEHGDGQARAELLDRMFGSELVDAFNEFKEIWDPDWKMNPGKVAKPYPLDTNLQIDPSYRTLDVHTRFSFHEDGGSFAAAAERCFGVGACRDQEGTMCPSYQVTLEEKHSTRGRARLLFEMMRSDTIDGGWRNEDVKEALDLCLACKGCKHECPVRVDMATYKAEFLSHYWKRRLRPRHAYALGLIYWEARLASLAPRLANFLLQREPFARLGKRLVGITPERRPPKFATKTFTSWFRERATGRRTGERVLLWPDTFNNHFHPEIAVAATEVLEAAGFQVAIPPRPLCCGRPLYDFGMLDLARRQLGQILDTLRPDIEAGTPMVALEPSCGAAFRDELLNMFPANEDAKRLARQTFTLGEFIAKHAADWQIPRLDGKALVHLHCHQKASSDTDCDAAVLDRVGIDYEVLDTGCCGLAGSFGYEEGEPYEVSIKAGEQKLLPRAREAAPDVALITDGFSCRSQIEHGSGRQALHLAQVLQLAVRRAAGPTSGARFEDVAPSEPNGHPTDSRAKRAAVALAAVGATAAGGVAASRRVRR, from the coding sequence ATGGCGACAATCGCGGCACCCGCAGCAACGGCTGACCGTGTAGAGCTCGAGCGGGCGCTACGCAGGGACGTGCGCGGAGAGGTGCGCTTCTCGGACGGCGACCGCGCCCTCTACGCCAACGACGCGTCCGTATATCGCCAGGTGCCGATCGGCGTGGTGGTACCGCGCGACGTGAGCGATGTGATCGCCACCGTGGCGGCATGCCGCGAGCACCGCGCGCCGATCGTCGCGAGAGGCTGCGGCACCGGGCTCGCCGGCCAGACGGTGAACACCGCCGTCTTGCTCGACTTCTCGAAGTACATGAACAACCTGCTCGAGCTCTCGCCCGACGGCTGTTACGCGCGCGTGGAGCCGGGGATCGTGCTCGACTGGCTGCGCGAGAAGGCGGAGGAGCACGAACTCACCTTCGGGCCTGATCCCGCCACCCACAGCCGCTGCACGCTCGGCGGCATGATCGGCAACAACTCGTGCGGAGTCCACTCGATCCTCGCCGGCGTGACGGCCGACAACATCGAGGCGCTGGACGTGCTCCTCTACGACGGCACGCGCATGACGGTGAAGAGCTCGATGACCGACGAGGAGCTCGAGGCGAAGATCGCCGCGGGCGGCCGGGAGGGCGAGATCTACTCCGCGCTGCTGGACCTGCGCGACCGCTACGCGGACCTGATCCGCGAGCGCTACCCGCGGATACCGCGCCGCATCTCGGGCTACAACCTCGACAGCCTGCTGCCGGAGAACGGCTTCAACGTCGCGGCCGCGCTGGTGGGGACCGAGGCCACCTGCGCGCTCGTGCTCGAGGCGCGCTGCAAGCTCATCCACAGCCCGCAGCATCGCTCGCTCGTGCTGCTCGGCTACGACGACTGCGCCACGGCCGCCGACCAGGTGCCAGACATCATGGAGTTCGATCCGATCGGGCTCGAGACGTTCGACCAGCGGCTCGTGGACAACGAGCTGAAGAAGGGCTTCAAGCGCCACCCGGAGCTCCTGCCCGGCGGGGGAGCGTGGCTGCTCGTGGAATTCGGCGGTGACAGCAAGGAGGAGGCGGACGAGAAGGCCGAAGCGATGATCGCGTCGCTGCCCGACGAGGGCCCGCACGTGGACAGCAAGCTGTACGAGGACCCTGACCAGGTGGAGCAGATCTGGGAGATCCGCGAGGGCGGCGTGGGCAACAGCAAGATGCCCGGCGAACATCCCGGCTGGCCGTCGTGGGAGGACGCGGCGGTGGCGCCCGACCGGATCGGCGACTACATCCGCGACCTCGAGGAGCTGTGCGACAAGCACGGCCGGAGGGTGTCCTGCATCTTCGGCCACGTGGGCCACGGCTGCGTGCACTCACGCATCGACTTCGACTTTCTCACCCCGCAGGGCGTGCGCAACTACCGCGAGTTCATGGAGGAGGCCGCCGAGCTCGTGGGCTCGAAGTACCACGGCTCGCTGTCCGGGGAGCACGGCGACGGCCAGGCGCGCGCCGAGCTGCTCGACCGTATGTTCGGGTCTGAGCTCGTGGACGCGTTCAACGAGTTCAAGGAGATCTGGGATCCGGACTGGAAGATGAACCCGGGCAAGGTCGCGAAGCCGTACCCGCTCGACACCAATCTCCAGATCGACCCGAGCTACCGCACGCTTGACGTGCACACGCGCTTCAGCTTTCACGAGGACGGCGGCAGCTTCGCGGCGGCGGCCGAGCGCTGCTTCGGCGTGGGCGCCTGCCGCGACCAGGAGGGCACGATGTGCCCGAGCTACCAGGTCACGCTCGAGGAGAAGCACTCCACGCGCGGGCGCGCGCGACTGCTGTTCGAGATGATGCGCTCGGACACGATCGACGGCGGTTGGCGCAACGAGGACGTGAAGGAGGCGCTCGACCTCTGTCTCGCGTGCAAGGGCTGCAAGCACGAGTGCCCGGTGCGCGTGGACATGGCCACGTACAAGGCCGAGTTCCTGTCGCACTACTGGAAGCGCCGCCTGCGGCCGCGCCACGCCTATGCGCTCGGGCTCATCTACTGGGAGGCGCGGCTGGCGTCGCTCGCCCCGCGGCTCGCGAACTTCCTCCTGCAGCGCGAGCCGTTCGCCCGCCTGGGCAAGCGGCTCGTGGGAATCACGCCTGAGCGGCGGCCGCCGAAGTTCGCCACGAAGACGTTCACCTCCTGGTTCCGTGAGCGGGCCACTGGGCGGCGCACGGGCGAGCGGGTGCTGCTGTGGCCGGACACGTTCAACAACCACTTCCACCCGGAGATCGCCGTGGCGGCAACCGAGGTGCTCGAGGCGGCAGGCTTCCAGGTGGCGATCCCGCCGCGGCCGCTCTGCTGCGGCCGGCCGCTGTACGACTTCGGGATGCTCGACCTCGCGCGGCGTCAGCTGGGGCAGATCCTCGACACGCTGCGGCCAGACATCGAGGCGGGCACGCCGATGGTGGCGCTGGAGCCGAGCTGCGGCGCCGCGTTCCGCGACGAGCTGCTCAACATGTTCCCGGCCAACGAGGACGCGAAGCGGCTCGCCCGCCAGACCTTCACGCTCGGCGAGTTCATCGCGAAGCACGCGGCGGACTGGCAGATCCCGCGGCTTGACGGGAAGGCGCTCGTGCACCTCCACTGCCACCAGAAGGCCAGCTCCGACACGGACTGCGACGCCGCCGTGCTCGACCGCGTGGGAATCGACTACGAGGTGCTCGACACGGGTTGCTGCGGACTTGCGGGCTCGTTCGGCTACGAGGAGGGCGAGCCCTACGAGGTGTCGATCAAGGCGGGCGAGCAGAAGCTGCTTCCTCGCGCGCGCGAGGCGGCGCCTGACGTGGCGCTGATCACGGACGGATTCAGCTGCCGCTCGCAGATCGAGCACGGCAGCGGCCGCCAGGCGCTGCACCTGGCTCAGGTGCTGCAATTGGCCGTGCGCAGGGCGGCCGGGCCCACGAGCGGCGCGCGCTTCGAGGACGTGGCGCCGTCGGAGCCGAACGGCCACCCCACGGATTCCCGCGCCAAGCGGGCGGCCGTGGCGCTGGCGGCCGTTGGCGCCACGGCGGCGGGCGGTGTGGCGGCGAGCCGGCGCGTCCGCCGGTGA
- a CDS encoding DUF6411 family protein translates to MVIGAVVALCVVLLILGFLLPRLSRHPQRGVDRVFGAGRRGAAKAPGPLGRWLPKPLRTSQRAADKSAAAGRRGRAKAPF, encoded by the coding sequence ATGGTGATCGGCGCAGTGGTGGCGCTGTGCGTTGTGCTCTTGATTCTCGGCTTCCTTCTGCCGCGACTCTCGCGACACCCGCAGCGCGGCGTGGACCGGGTGTTCGGCGCGGGCCGGCGCGGCGCGGCGAAGGCGCCCGGGCCGCTCGGCCGCTGGCTGCCGAAGCCGCTGCGAACGTCCCAGCGAGCGGCTGACAAGAGCGCGGCCGCTGGGCGCCGCGGACGGGCCAAGGCTCCGTTCTAG
- a CDS encoding SRPBCC family protein encodes MAKDLGDAIGTALGKVAREAVESVSTNARGRSNGSLSGAKGLAAGVGVAALAPMAAKGAGKLVKGLSSNGSGPLEKASDKLGADKLKDAAGDKLKGGAKDAISEKLPGGGGKNKGMEGVGKGRRMPIQQDIDIGVPLNTVYEQWTEYEEWPKFMHRLQSVSEEDDSNVSFKTKIWGFSREFKAEIVENKPNERIKWKVSEGVTHTGVVTFHELGPRLTRVEVNIDVQPGSMLEKAARGMRHIKRAVRADLARFKAYVLMQEDESGSGSGEKTRTSPSRRRSSSSSSRGRSSSQKRGSASSRSRSGSSGSGRSSGSGRSSGSSRSSGSSRSSGSSGSSGGSRSSGSSGSSGSTRSSSRSRRSSSSSNGSNGSSSSSGRSSSRRKSGSRS; translated from the coding sequence ATGGCCAAGGACCTAGGCGACGCGATCGGCACCGCACTCGGCAAGGTCGCCCGCGAAGCTGTCGAATCGGTTTCCACGAACGCACGCGGCCGCTCCAACGGATCGCTGTCAGGCGCCAAGGGCCTCGCCGCTGGAGTGGGCGTGGCGGCACTCGCGCCCATGGCGGCGAAGGGCGCCGGAAAGCTTGTGAAGGGACTGAGCAGCAACGGCTCCGGCCCGCTGGAGAAGGCGAGCGACAAGCTCGGCGCCGACAAGCTGAAGGACGCCGCCGGCGACAAGCTCAAGGGCGGCGCGAAGGACGCGATCAGCGAGAAGCTGCCGGGCGGCGGCGGCAAGAACAAGGGCATGGAAGGTGTCGGCAAGGGCCGGCGCATGCCGATCCAGCAGGACATCGACATCGGCGTGCCGCTCAACACGGTCTACGAGCAGTGGACCGAGTACGAGGAGTGGCCGAAGTTCATGCACCGCCTCCAGTCGGTCTCGGAGGAGGACGACTCGAACGTCTCGTTCAAGACGAAGATCTGGGGCTTCTCCCGCGAGTTCAAGGCGGAGATCGTCGAGAACAAGCCCAACGAGCGGATCAAGTGGAAGGTCAGCGAGGGTGTGACGCACACCGGCGTGGTCACTTTCCACGAGCTCGGGCCGCGTCTCACGCGCGTGGAGGTGAACATCGACGTTCAGCCCGGCTCAATGCTCGAGAAGGCGGCCCGCGGCATGCGCCACATCAAGCGCGCCGTGCGCGCCGACCTCGCTCGCTTCAAGGCCTACGTGCTGATGCAGGAGGACGAGTCGGGATCCGGCAGTGGCGAGAAGACGAGGACGTCGCCGAGCAGGCGCAGGTCCTCCTCGAGCAGCTCGCGCGGCCGCTCTTCGTCGCAGAAGCGGGGATCCGCGTCTTCGCGCAGCCGGAGCGGCTCGAGCGGCAGCGGCCGGTCGAGTGGCAGCGGCCGGTCGAGTGGGAGCAGCCGGTCGAGTGGCAGCAGCCGGTCGAGTGGCAGCAGCGGTTCGAGTGGCGGCAGTCGGTCGAGTGGCAGCAGCGGTTCGAGTGGCAGCACGCGCTCGTCCAGTCGTTCGCGGAGGAGCTCTTCCTCGTCGAACGGCAGCAACGGCAGCTCGAGCAGCAGCGGACGCTCGTCCTCAAGGAGGAAGAGCGGCTCGCGGTCCTAG